From a single candidate division WOR-3 bacterium genomic region:
- a CDS encoding clostripain-related cysteine peptidase, translating to MKSLCFFLLIPLALFAQDWTMLVYVAADNDLAQWADSDLVEMELIGSNQNVSVVAQIDKPYIGAKRMLVNQGSSYVIQELGVIDMCAWETLYDFLAWGISSFPADRYLVILWDHGSGWSAMPNRSFGADWSSGNVLSIANGDFEKALDNAYQYTGERIDLFAFDACLMQQIEVAFELKDFAHILLAPQSIMPLPGFRYDEVIQIIHADPGINAADLSRGIAQSTVSNYQNIQPIAIASVNLLRLNEIQNDFVNLASVLMYESPGAALRAVRQNVQTIPSIGCTPDTSDDFIDLGDFILGLDNIYTGGEIDRLIDSYDLAVAYTSYWGEAFAQTTGMTIWFPDVYRQFKQQFYDYDNLEWSRSNWLRFLNWYYDSDDIRPTRPSLEATAPGNDNEFTLSWAGSYDLAPLKYDVFEMSRLMPVFSDPCEDSSQWNFSGFALTSLNHYTGSYSFFSGNTGNLNNYIETKDNIEIEGIGMMHLYLHHNTEDMTDSLIIQYGPFQDVHYGYSGGWIQRTILLPPGDYPIRIFYRTNSVNNLGGCYIDDIQLYILTDARTAGNDLDETHLRLFNVPRGVHQYLVYAEDSYGNTSNLSNILEVDIEQYAAPYSIPNPFQTSCYIALDYPDTLNPTVELFSLRGARVKKFYPNQIVDKKIFWDGKDEDSRDIAAGVYFILVKDAGFKKIGKIARQR from the coding sequence ATGAAGAGCCTCTGTTTCTTTCTCTTGATCCCCCTTGCACTGTTCGCTCAAGATTGGACAATGCTCGTATATGTCGCTGCGGACAATGACCTCGCGCAATGGGCGGATTCCGACCTGGTGGAGATGGAACTAATCGGCAGTAATCAGAATGTATCGGTGGTCGCTCAAATCGACAAACCATATATCGGCGCGAAGCGGATGCTCGTTAACCAGGGGTCATCTTATGTCATACAGGAACTTGGTGTCATCGACATGTGTGCATGGGAAACCTTGTATGACTTTCTCGCCTGGGGAATAAGTAGCTTCCCCGCCGACAGGTATCTGGTAATACTCTGGGATCATGGCTCGGGATGGAGCGCAATGCCCAATCGTTCTTTCGGCGCCGACTGGTCCAGCGGAAATGTTTTGAGCATAGCAAACGGCGATTTCGAAAAAGCACTGGATAACGCTTACCAGTACACCGGAGAGCGTATCGATCTTTTTGCCTTCGATGCATGTCTAATGCAGCAAATCGAGGTCGCCTTCGAACTCAAAGATTTCGCCCATATATTGCTCGCCCCCCAATCGATAATGCCGCTCCCGGGTTTCCGTTATGATGAAGTAATTCAAATCATCCACGCTGATCCGGGGATAAACGCCGCGGATCTTTCGCGTGGCATCGCACAAAGTACCGTGAGCAACTATCAGAACATCCAACCCATCGCCATTGCATCAGTCAACCTGCTGAGATTGAACGAGATACAGAACGATTTCGTCAATCTGGCCAGTGTATTGATGTATGAATCACCCGGTGCGGCATTGCGCGCCGTGAGGCAGAATGTTCAGACAATCCCGTCAATCGGCTGCACTCCTGATACCAGTGACGATTTCATAGACCTTGGAGATTTCATCCTGGGTCTGGACAACATCTACACCGGCGGCGAGATCGACCGCCTCATCGATTCCTATGACCTTGCCGTAGCATACACGTCATACTGGGGAGAAGCCTTTGCACAAACCACAGGCATGACTATCTGGTTCCCTGATGTGTATCGGCAATTCAAACAGCAGTTCTACGATTATGATAACCTTGAGTGGAGTCGTTCGAATTGGCTCAGATTTCTCAACTGGTACTATGACAGCGACGACATCAGACCAACCAGACCGTCATTAGAGGCAACTGCACCCGGCAATGACAATGAATTCACCCTCAGCTGGGCAGGATCTTATGATCTGGCACCATTGAAATATGATGTCTTTGAGATGTCCCGTTTGATGCCGGTTTTCAGTGATCCGTGCGAGGATTCAAGCCAGTGGAACTTTTCGGGGTTCGCCCTCACCTCGCTCAATCATTATACCGGTAGTTATTCTTTTTTCTCCGGGAATACCGGGAATCTGAACAACTATATCGAGACCAAGGACAACATCGAAATCGAAGGAATCGGAATGATGCATCTCTATCTCCATCATAATACCGAGGACATGACTGATTCCCTGATCATCCAGTACGGACCATTCCAGGATGTGCATTACGGATATTCAGGGGGCTGGATTCAAAGAACGATTTTACTGCCACCAGGTGATTATCCCATCCGCATATTCTACCGAACCAATAGCGTCAATAACCTGGGCGGTTGCTACATCGATGATATCCAGCTTTACATACTGACGGATGCTCGTACTGCTGGCAACGACCTCGACGAAACGCACCTCAGGCTTTTCAACGTACCGCGCGGTGTTCATCAATACTTGGTGTATGCCGAGGATTCCTATGGCAACACGAGCAACCTCAGCAACATACTGGAAGTGGACATCGAACAGTATGCTGCTCCGTACTCGATCCCAAACCCCTTCCAGACATCGTGCTACATCGCTCTCGATTACCCTGACACCCTTAACCCGACGGTAGAATTATTCTCGCTGCGTGGGGCACGTGTAAAGAAATTCTATCCCAATCAGATCGTTGATAAGAAGATCTTCTGGGACGGTAAGGACGAGGACAGCCGTGATATCGCGGCCGGCGTGTACTTTATCCTGGTGAAGGATGCCGGGTTCAAAAAGATCGGGAAGATCGCAAGGCAACGATGA
- a CDS encoding DUF4388 domain-containing protein, producing MAIEGDLRSLNITSVLQLISREQLTGVLKIKKYPEIADVGFIDGDVAGAFFEVGERVERLETYLVKSGMIGKNLFEMIEDIHRETKRPVINIIIEDKYLTIEEIERTIKFKIQEVMDELFTWDEGEFKFEEGVLIYPKSVIKIRMHTEGLILESARRLDEWPRISKAISSGDIVFRRVDRPELKLQLKEDEARVLSLIDERRSVDDLLEISGLGKFHTYACLYHLQSTGQIEVAYAKPSVKKKEPKIKLSIKTLATPIALAVAAGILIGELLVGSIIANARLLSFDWCCIADHADTQEDYRKIFFYKNQRLPSAQEIEDLF from the coding sequence ATGGCGATTGAAGGCGATCTGAGGAGCCTTAATATCACGAGTGTCCTGCAGCTGATTTCGCGCGAGCAGCTGACCGGCGTGCTTAAGATCAAGAAATATCCAGAAATAGCCGATGTGGGTTTCATTGATGGTGATGTTGCAGGCGCCTTTTTTGAGGTGGGTGAACGCGTAGAAAGATTAGAAACATATTTGGTCAAATCAGGAATGATCGGTAAGAATCTTTTCGAGATGATCGAGGACATTCATCGCGAGACCAAGAGGCCGGTCATAAATATCATCATTGAGGATAAATATCTGACAATAGAAGAAATCGAGCGTACAATTAAGTTCAAAATCCAGGAAGTAATGGACGAGTTGTTCACGTGGGATGAAGGCGAATTCAAATTTGAAGAGGGTGTGCTGATATACCCGAAAAGCGTGATAAAAATCAGGATGCATACTGAAGGATTGATATTGGAATCGGCGCGCCGGCTCGATGAATGGCCAAGGATTTCGAAGGCTATTTCTTCTGGTGATATCGTTTTTAGGCGGGTCGATCGTCCAGAGCTGAAGCTGCAACTGAAAGAAGATGAAGCACGTGTATTATCATTGATTGATGAGAGGCGCAGTGTTGACGATCTTCTAGAGATCTCAGGGCTTGGTAAGTTTCATACGTATGCATGTCTTTATCATCTGCAGTCAACGGGGCAAATTGAGGTTGCTTACGCAAAGCCTTCGGTCAAGAAGAAGGAGCCAAAGATAAAATTATCCATAAAAACCCTTGCGACCCCGATTGCCCTTGCCGTAGCAGCAGGAATCTTGATTGGTGAGTTGTTGGTGGGCAGCATCATTGCCAACGCACGTTTGTTATCCTTTGATTGGTGCTGTATTGCAGACCATGCCGATACGCAAGAGGACTACCGCAAGATTTTTTTCTACAAAAACCAGCGCTTACCATCCGCGCAGGAAATTGAAGATTTATTTTGA
- a CDS encoding thiamine pyrophosphate-dependent enzyme, whose protein sequence is MTQLFGRPQGLTDVLQRYCPGCGHGIVHRIIGDLLVKLDIRERAVGIAPVGCSVFADEYFNCDMIQPPHGRGPAVSTGIKRARPDSFVFSYQGDGDLAAIGTAEIVHAAARNENITIIFINNAIFGMTGGQLAPTTLPGMKSTTSVQGRDVKKHGYPIKICELLAGLDGPYYLVRTAVNTPKHVINTEKAIKTAFVNQIENKGFSMVEILSMCPTNWGLTPIQSKKWIDDKMIKYFPLGEYRNRAKEEK, encoded by the coding sequence ATGACACAGCTTTTTGGAAGACCCCAGGGCCTGACAGACGTTCTGCAACGATATTGCCCTGGATGCGGTCACGGTATCGTACATCGGATAATCGGCGACCTCCTGGTTAAATTGGATATTCGAGAACGCGCCGTCGGCATCGCACCGGTAGGTTGTTCGGTATTTGCCGATGAGTACTTCAATTGCGATATGATACAACCCCCGCACGGAAGGGGGCCTGCGGTTTCAACCGGAATAAAAAGAGCTCGACCAGACTCTTTTGTCTTCAGCTACCAGGGAGACGGTGATCTCGCGGCAATCGGCACGGCCGAGATTGTGCACGCGGCCGCGCGCAACGAGAATATTACCATTATCTTTATTAACAACGCTATCTTCGGCATGACCGGCGGTCAACTTGCACCGACGACTCTACCCGGGATGAAATCGACAACCTCGGTACAGGGGCGCGATGTCAAGAAACATGGGTATCCGATAAAAATCTGTGAACTGCTTGCCGGTCTTGACGGACCGTACTATCTCGTCAGAACCGCCGTCAACACGCCGAAACATGTGATCAACACGGAGAAAGCGATTAAAACGGCATTCGTAAATCAGATTGAAAACAAGGGTTTTTCCATGGTTGAGATTCTGTCAATGTGTCCTACAAACTGGGGACTGACTCCGATACAGTCAAAGAAATGGATCGATGATAAGATGATAAAATACTTCCCACTTGGCGAGTACCGGAACCGGGCAAAGGAGGAGAAATGA
- a CDS encoding 3-methyl-2-oxobutanoate dehydrogenase subunit VorB, whose protein sequence is MPEKKLMYGNHAIVEGVIAAGCRFFAGYPITPQNEIPELMSIRMNEIGGVFIQTESEIAAINMLFGAAAAGKRAMTSSSSPGISLMQEGISYIAGADIPVLVVNVVRGGPGLGNIAPAQSDYYQATKGGGHGDYFTITLAPNSAQELYEFPKLAFELAEKYRNPALILADGLLGQMMEPVEFTYEAVDPDTLPEPSYALSGCKGRERRVVRSYDLKPGKLEEMNWQRLKKYRKIQEAEQRFEATACDDADLVIIAYGTCARVCDAAVRIAHAKGQKVGLLRPITLWPFPNKIMADMSKKIKNFLVVEMNMGQMIDDVRLATECRSKIHFHGRPGGGVPTPPEIYEKIQTILGGAR, encoded by the coding sequence ATGCCAGAAAAGAAATTAATGTATGGCAATCATGCAATAGTCGAGGGTGTGATCGCAGCCGGTTGTCGGTTCTTTGCTGGATATCCTATTACCCCCCAAAATGAAATCCCTGAACTCATGTCAATCAGGATGAACGAGATAGGAGGGGTATTCATCCAAACCGAGAGTGAAATCGCAGCAATTAATATGCTCTTCGGTGCAGCCGCAGCTGGGAAGCGGGCGATGACTTCATCCTCTTCACCCGGTATCAGCCTTATGCAGGAAGGGATTTCATATATTGCAGGTGCCGACATACCAGTGCTTGTTGTGAATGTCGTCAGAGGAGGACCGGGCCTCGGCAATATCGCGCCGGCTCAATCTGATTATTATCAGGCAACAAAAGGTGGTGGTCATGGCGATTACTTCACGATAACCCTGGCTCCGAATTCAGCTCAGGAACTGTATGAATTCCCTAAACTGGCTTTTGAGCTAGCCGAGAAATACCGTAATCCAGCTCTAATCCTTGCAGATGGTCTGCTCGGACAGATGATGGAACCAGTGGAGTTCACGTACGAGGCGGTCGATCCCGACACACTGCCAGAACCGTCCTATGCCCTGAGCGGATGCAAAGGCAGGGAGCGTCGCGTGGTGCGGTCATACGATCTAAAACCCGGCAAGCTTGAGGAAATGAACTGGCAGAGGCTAAAAAAATACCGGAAGATACAGGAAGCAGAACAGCGGTTCGAAGCTACGGCATGCGACGACGCTGACCTCGTTATCATCGCTTACGGAACCTGCGCTCGCGTATGTGACGCGGCAGTCAGGATTGCCCACGCCAAAGGACAAAAGGTTGGGCTGCTTAGACCCATAACCCTCTGGCCGTTTCCCAACAAGATCATGGCTGATATGTCGAAAAAAATCAAGAATTTCCTGGTGGTGGAAATGAATATGGGACAGATGATCGATGATGTCAGACTGGCCACTGAATGCAGGAGCAAGATACATTTCCATGGTCGACCCGGAGGCGGTGTGCCCACACCGCCCGAGATATACGAGAAGATCCAAACGATCTTGGGAGGTGCGCGATGA
- a CDS encoding isoaspartyl peptidase/L-asparaginase, with translation MRKNIAIIAHGGAGGINHARRRLRGLKEAVREGYDILYGGGSSIDAVEKAAVILEDAPIFNAGTGSYLNLSGEVEMDASIMTGELKFGAVGVIRDVKNPISIARMVMEKTDHLLLCGDNAIKFARYMGMPYHDPKTREKELIWQRGKRKRESKYFEKIWELNDYFGTIGVVAIDMNGLISVATSSGGINLRLPGRVGDTPIIGAGTYADHNGGVSTTGHGEEIMRQLLAFRAVTLMSKSRALEAGKQVLSHATKSGCRCGMVGIDKNTNILCLNNTKAMSWCYIKTGRMRAFLHE, from the coding sequence ATGAGGAAAAACATCGCGATCATTGCGCATGGTGGAGCCGGCGGAATAAATCATGCCCGCCGTCGTCTTCGCGGCCTTAAAGAAGCCGTGAGAGAAGGCTACGATATCCTCTACGGTGGAGGATCAAGCATTGATGCTGTTGAGAAAGCAGCCGTGATTCTCGAAGACGCCCCGATTTTTAACGCTGGGACGGGTTCCTATCTCAATCTATCAGGCGAGGTAGAAATGGACGCCTCGATCATGACCGGCGAACTGAAGTTTGGCGCCGTCGGGGTGATCAGAGACGTCAAGAACCCGATAAGTATTGCGCGCATGGTCATGGAGAAAACCGACCACCTTCTGCTGTGCGGTGACAATGCAATAAAATTCGCCCGCTATATGGGCATGCCATACCATGATCCAAAGACAAGGGAGAAAGAACTCATCTGGCAAAGAGGAAAACGAAAGCGCGAAAGCAAATACTTTGAGAAAATATGGGAACTCAATGATTACTTTGGCACGATAGGAGTGGTCGCGATCGATATGAACGGACTGATTTCTGTCGCCACATCAAGCGGCGGGATAAATCTGCGTTTGCCTGGACGGGTTGGTGACACACCCATCATCGGCGCGGGAACTTATGCCGACCACAACGGTGGAGTCAGCACGACCGGACATGGCGAAGAGATAATGAGACAACTTCTTGCTTTTCGCGCTGTGACATTGATGTCAAAATCAAGAGCACTCGAGGCAGGAAAACAAGTACTGTCTCATGCAACAAAGTCAGGATGCCGATGCGGAATGGTCGGCATCGATAAGAACACCAACATACTCTGCCTCAACAACACCAAGGCAATGTCCTGGTGTTATATCAAAACCGGGAGAATGCGCGCTTTTCTTCATGAGTAA
- a CDS encoding 4Fe-4S binding protein, which produces MPQVKILEEVCKGCGLCCDEVCPVNILILADRINANGYHPAEVTDNSKCIGCGYCFKICPEPAIEVYK; this is translated from the coding sequence ATGCCTCAGGTCAAGATTTTAGAGGAAGTTTGCAAGGGTTGCGGCCTTTGTTGCGATGAAGTCTGCCCGGTAAATATCCTGATTCTGGCGGATCGAATCAATGCCAATGGTTATCATCCAGCTGAAGTCACCGATAATAGCAAATGTATTGGTTGCGGATACTGCTTCAAAATCTGCCCCGAACCAGCAATAGAAGTTTACAAGTAG